One genomic segment of Candidatus Babeliales bacterium includes these proteins:
- a CDS encoding M48 family metalloprotease: MNSIKLCAYLAIFSAFGQTSCMGYVKDYYHWQFSTTFGFKEISGKHYPKTVDFLEKLRTKYPKALNGISIVISQYPGPVSSTKSIAFPITWIDELEKELLQTQLVTEWIILHEAGHIYHSHIVKSYTTQWAATAVALASYIAISKNDPEFSTTTMQKVGLYFANNITCMIGHLMYSRYIMEPQADDFANELCENPEAFIETVKWFEKIAFDGMTHPSCASRIAKMEQTLLDKFGIATVA, encoded by the coding sequence ATGAATTCAATAAAACTATGTGCTTATCTAGCAATCTTTTCAGCTTTTGGCCAAACTTCATGTATGGGTTACGTTAAAGATTATTACCACTGGCAGTTTTCTACAACGTTTGGATTTAAAGAAATCTCTGGAAAACATTATCCTAAAACCGTGGATTTTTTAGAAAAACTGCGAACCAAATATCCTAAAGCACTAAATGGTATCAGCATCGTTATTTCTCAATATCCAGGCCCTGTATCTTCAACGAAAAGCATTGCATTCCCAATTACTTGGATTGATGAATTGGAAAAAGAACTGCTGCAAACTCAGCTCGTTACTGAATGGATTATTTTACACGAAGCTGGACATATTTATCATAGCCATATCGTTAAATCGTACACTACGCAATGGGCTGCCACAGCTGTTGCATTAGCTTCTTATATCGCAATTTCAAAAAATGATCCTGAGTTTTCGACAACAACTATGCAAAAAGTAGGTTTATATTTCGCAAACAACATAACATGCATGATAGGACATTTAATGTATTCTCGATACATTATGGAACCACAAGCTGATGATTTTGCAAATGAATTATGTGAAAACCCAGAAGCATTTATAGAAACAGTAAAATGGTTTGAGAAAATCGCTTTCGACGGTATGACTCATCCATCATGCGCTTCTCGAATTGCAAAAATGGAACAAACATTACTAGATAAATTTGGTATCGCTACGGTAGCGTAA
- a CDS encoding AAA family ATPase, producing the protein MLIQRPFWKKLIEDAWAQKSIIWLMGIRRVGKTSLCLNIDNVNYFDCEIPSVRSMLSDPENFLQGQRGNRVALDEIHRLDNPSELLKIAADHYPDVKIIATGSSTLGASAKFTDTLTGRKRELWLTPMLLHEMDIFGNCDIRHRFLFGGLPSLFVQKRLPDVDFQEWIEAYWAKDIQDFFSVSKRSSFQKFVELLLANSGGMFEATKFTIPCEVSRPTIANYLAVLEETFVVHVVRPYSTHKQTEIVKAPKVYGFDTGFVNYAKGRSELRAEDLGFMWEHCVLNEMHAHLQKQSINYWRDKGDREIDFIVKNRAENILTAIECKFSSSVDDALVGNLGKNFEAFRALYPIGENLVVAYNVSTSFTRKYKDLTITFVSAQELIAKLKMIV; encoded by the coding sequence ATGTTGATACAGAGGCCGTTTTGGAAAAAATTGATAGAAGATGCTTGGGCTCAAAAAAGTATTATTTGGCTGATGGGAATTAGAAGGGTTGGAAAAACCAGTTTATGCCTCAATATTGACAATGTTAACTATTTTGATTGCGAGATTCCAAGTGTAAGGTCTATGCTATCCGACCCTGAAAATTTTCTGCAAGGACAGCGTGGCAATAGGGTTGCCTTAGATGAAATTCATAGACTCGACAATCCTTCTGAATTATTAAAAATAGCAGCAGATCATTATCCTGATGTTAAAATCATTGCAACTGGTTCTTCAACATTGGGAGCAAGTGCAAAATTTACCGATACGCTTACTGGTCGAAAACGAGAACTTTGGCTAACTCCAATGTTGCTGCACGAAATGGATATTTTTGGTAACTGTGATATCAGGCATAGATTTTTGTTTGGCGGACTGCCTTCTTTATTTGTGCAAAAACGGTTGCCTGATGTTGATTTTCAGGAATGGATTGAAGCTTATTGGGCAAAAGACATTCAAGATTTTTTTTCTGTGTCCAAAAGAAGTTCCTTTCAAAAATTTGTTGAGTTACTTCTTGCAAACAGTGGTGGAATGTTTGAAGCAACTAAATTCACCATACCTTGCGAAGTAAGCCGCCCAACGATAGCTAATTATCTTGCGGTCTTGGAGGAAACATTCGTAGTTCATGTTGTTAGACCATATTCAACGCACAAGCAAACAGAAATTGTAAAAGCTCCAAAAGTTTATGGTTTTGATACTGGATTTGTGAACTATGCAAAAGGCAGAAGTGAACTACGTGCAGAAGACTTGGGATTTATGTGGGAGCATTGTGTTTTGAATGAAATGCATGCTCATCTACAAAAACAATCTATCAACTACTGGCGCGATAAAGGAGACAGAGAAATTGATTTTATTGTGAAAAACAGAGCTGAAAATATTCTTACAGCTATCGAATGTAAATTTAGCAGCTCTGTTGATGATGCTTTGGTCGGCAATCTTGGCAAAAACTTTGAAGCTTTTCGTGCATTGTATCCTATCGGAGAAAATCTTGTAGTTGCATACAATGTAAGTACGTCTTTTACCAGAAAGTATAAAGACTTAACTATAACATTTGTCAGCGCTCAAGAACTTATTGCAAAATTGAAAATGATTGTTTAG
- the uvrA gene encoding excinuclease ABC subunit UvrA has translation MSAIAIEQKTVGHNPRSTVGTITELYDYLRILYARIGIPHCTECFKEIRAYSASQIAQYALEAYGQKVVTIVAPVVQERKGEFKHELADFLAKGFYRFVIDGQLHKISHVDQIEELGLKKSYKHSIDVLLDSITIDQDDDCLSRIQEAVQKSFDFADGLCKLQVDGQSTLYSSKRMCLGCQVAFPELEPRFFSFNSPIGACSACDGLGVEHEQEDEGYYLYMGRQVKPCHLCQGQRLSKQALSVTIGGKNIFEIGELSIDQAVSFLQNLKLSEFESEIAHTILLESCQRLQFLVNVGLSYLSLNRTARTLSGGEGQRIRLAKQVGCALSGVLYILDEPSIGLHQRDNDRLIETLKSLKDLGNTVVVVEHDLDTIRIADYVIDMGPAAGVHGGMVTAVGTPQELENNSASLTGKYLSGKLEIKVPTKRRTTEKFLTLKHATKNNLQDVSVSFPLHVLCAVSGVSGSGKSSLIFEELVPTLHKELDSYLKWKIFDKQRIDGIEHLEHMVQIDQSPIGRTSRSNPATYIGIFNGIRELFASLPDSKIRGYDVGQFSFNVNKGRCYKCHGDGIITVSMHFLPDVVMTCKVCHGRRYSTETLQILYKGKNIADVLDMTALEALEFFKAHSLLAKRLQLLCDVGLDYVKLGQCATTLSGGEAQRIKLVNELAKRGQNTLYVLDEPTTGLHTHDIVKLLTVLNRLIDKGNSIIVIEHNLDVLKVADFIIDMGPDGGSEGGTIVAQGTPEYVAQVQGSYTGQYLKKYMKLT, from the coding sequence GTGTCAGCTATTGCAATAGAACAAAAAACAGTAGGTCACAATCCTCGCTCAACAGTAGGAACGATTACTGAGCTCTATGATTATTTGCGCATTTTGTATGCTCGCATCGGTATCCCGCATTGTACTGAGTGTTTTAAAGAAATTAGAGCTTATAGTGCAAGTCAAATCGCACAGTACGCTCTTGAGGCGTACGGGCAAAAAGTTGTTACCATCGTTGCTCCTGTTGTTCAAGAACGCAAAGGTGAATTTAAGCATGAGTTAGCAGACTTTTTAGCAAAAGGTTTTTATCGTTTTGTCATTGACGGTCAATTGCATAAAATTTCTCATGTTGATCAAATCGAAGAGCTAGGTCTGAAAAAAAGTTATAAACATTCAATCGATGTTCTTCTTGATAGTATTACCATTGATCAAGATGATGATTGTTTGTCTCGCATCCAAGAAGCAGTTCAGAAAAGTTTCGATTTTGCTGATGGTTTGTGCAAACTTCAAGTGGATGGACAGAGTACGCTGTATTCATCAAAGCGGATGTGCTTAGGTTGCCAAGTTGCTTTTCCTGAACTTGAACCACGCTTTTTCTCATTTAACTCTCCGATCGGTGCATGCAGTGCATGTGACGGTCTTGGTGTTGAGCATGAGCAAGAAGATGAAGGCTATTATTTATACATGGGTCGCCAGGTTAAACCGTGTCATCTATGTCAAGGACAGCGTCTTTCAAAACAAGCATTGTCGGTAACTATCGGTGGAAAAAATATTTTTGAAATTGGTGAGCTGTCTATTGATCAGGCAGTATCTTTTTTGCAAAATTTAAAATTATCAGAATTTGAGTCAGAAATTGCTCATACTATTTTACTCGAATCATGTCAGCGTTTACAGTTTTTGGTCAATGTTGGCTTGTCGTACCTTTCGCTTAATCGTACTGCGCGTACGCTTTCAGGTGGAGAAGGGCAGAGAATTCGTTTGGCCAAGCAAGTGGGCTGTGCTTTAAGTGGTGTCTTGTACATTCTTGATGAGCCAAGCATCGGACTACATCAACGTGATAACGATCGATTGATTGAGACATTAAAATCCTTAAAAGATTTGGGAAATACGGTTGTCGTTGTTGAGCATGATCTTGATACCATTCGCATTGCCGACTACGTTATCGATATGGGTCCAGCAGCTGGTGTGCATGGTGGTATGGTTACTGCTGTAGGAACTCCGCAAGAATTGGAAAATAATTCAGCATCACTGACGGGAAAATATCTTTCTGGAAAGCTTGAAATTAAAGTTCCGACTAAACGTCGAACAACTGAAAAATTTCTAACATTAAAACATGCAACCAAAAATAACTTACAAGATGTCAGTGTTTCATTTCCGTTACATGTGCTTTGTGCAGTTTCTGGAGTGTCAGGATCAGGAAAAAGTTCACTTATTTTTGAAGAGTTAGTTCCAACGCTGCATAAAGAATTAGACTCTTATTTAAAATGGAAAATCTTTGATAAGCAACGCATTGATGGTATTGAGCATCTTGAGCATATGGTGCAAATTGATCAAAGTCCGATCGGAAGAACATCGCGTTCAAATCCTGCAACCTACATTGGAATTTTCAATGGAATCCGAGAACTTTTTGCAAGTTTGCCAGACAGCAAAATTCGCGGCTACGACGTCGGACAGTTTAGTTTTAACGTCAACAAAGGTCGCTGCTATAAATGTCATGGTGATGGAATTATAACCGTTTCCATGCATTTTCTACCTGACGTTGTCATGACTTGTAAAGTTTGCCACGGAAGACGTTATAGCACTGAAACGTTGCAGATTTTGTACAAAGGAAAAAATATTGCCGATGTGCTTGATATGACAGCGCTTGAAGCTTTAGAGTTTTTTAAGGCGCATAGCTTACTAGCCAAACGCTTGCAGCTTTTGTGCGATGTTGGTCTTGATTATGTAAAATTAGGCCAATGCGCTACCACTCTTTCGGGCGGCGAAGCTCAGCGAATAAAATTAGTTAATGAACTTGCAAAGCGTGGTCAAAATACGCTCTACGTTTTAGATGAACCTACAACTGGTCTGCATACGCATGATATTGTGAAATTGCTTACAGTCCTTAATCGATTAATCGATAAAGGTAATTCAATTATTGTTATTGAACATAACCTTGATGTGCTTAAAGTTGCTGATTTTATTATCGATATGGGTCCAGATGGTGGATCTGAGGGTGGAACTATTGTTGCTCAAGGAACGCCTGAATATGTGGCCCAAGTGCAGGGAAGTTATACTGGCCAATATTTAAAAAAATATATGAAACTTACGTAG
- a CDS encoding ATP-binding cassette domain-containing protein, with translation MKSEIRVIGAREHNLKNINVSIPKDSLVVITGPSGSGKSSLALDVLFVEGKRRYMESLSSYARQFLGIAKKPDFDRIDGLCQLLQ, from the coding sequence TTGAAAAGTGAAATTCGTGTTATAGGTGCTCGTGAGCACAATTTAAAAAATATTAATGTTTCCATTCCTAAAGATTCTTTAGTCGTTATTACAGGTCCTTCTGGATCTGGTAAAAGCTCGCTTGCTCTCGATGTTTTATTTGTTGAAGGTAAGCGCCGATACATGGAATCTCTTTCATCCTATGCCCGTCAATTTTTAGGAATTGCAAAAAAACCAGATTTTGACCGCATTGATGGTTTGTGTCAGCTATTGCAATAG
- a CDS encoding NfeD family protein, with product MTHIWFILALFWLFLEMGNPGLFYFLSIAFGSFMAFVASLYNLDIAAQCTICLTGSLGMLFLLQTYVKKSQKNKSSKMYQSNMYQLIGKTIEITEITSATSGYGKINGETWSVKSQGNKSLTVGMLAIITGVQGCHLQINSLANDSLSNDSLIND from the coding sequence ATGACACATATTTGGTTCATCCTAGCCCTATTCTGGCTCTTTTTAGAAATGGGCAATCCAGGATTGTTTTATTTTCTTTCCATCGCATTTGGATCTTTTATGGCTTTTGTAGCAAGTCTATACAACCTTGATATTGCAGCACAATGCACCATTTGTCTTACAGGATCTCTAGGGATGCTTTTTTTATTGCAGACCTATGTGAAAAAAAGTCAAAAAAATAAATCATCCAAAATGTATCAATCAAACATGTACCAACTCATAGGCAAAACTATAGAAATTACAGAAATAACATCTGCAACTTCTGGTTACGGAAAAATTAACGGAGAAACATGGTCCGTTAAATCACAAGGCAATAAAAGCTTAACCGTAGGGATGCTTGCAATAATTACAGGCGTTCAAGGTTGTCATTTGCAAATCAATAGTTTAGCAAACGATAGTTTATCAAACGATAGTTTAATCAACGATTAA
- a CDS encoding SPFH domain-containing protein: MLLFEIGIFFILPLIVLAALIAKSTILVKQAETVIIERLGKFDRILTPGLHFIVPFIEQPRYCLWTFLYFSPHKRYETFSRYFYRIDLRESVYEFPKQNVITKDNVMMEINALLYYQITDVKAAVYEVSNLPEAIEKITQTTLRNVIGSLDLDESLISRDQINTKLRIILDEATDKWGVKINRVELQEVNPPRDIQIAMEKQMRAERDRRAIILEAEGAKRSAILNAEGEKESEILTAQGQAEAKIIAAEAEAWSRLKFAEAEAKSLEVMKAAIPGIDPVQYLTALKYIQALPEMTKGANNKLIIVPYEASGLANSVASIKKIFEEVK, encoded by the coding sequence ATGTTGTTATTTGAAATTGGAATATTTTTTATTCTACCACTCATAGTGCTCGCAGCACTTATTGCAAAAAGCACAATACTTGTCAAACAAGCAGAAACCGTGATTATTGAACGACTGGGTAAATTCGATCGAATTTTAACTCCAGGACTTCATTTCATTGTTCCTTTTATAGAACAACCCCGTTACTGCCTATGGACGTTTCTTTATTTTTCACCCCATAAACGATATGAAACGTTTTCTAGATATTTTTATCGCATTGATTTAAGAGAATCAGTCTATGAATTCCCAAAGCAAAACGTGATCACAAAAGATAACGTTATGATGGAAATTAATGCACTTTTATACTATCAAATCACTGACGTTAAAGCTGCTGTGTATGAAGTATCAAACCTACCAGAAGCAATTGAAAAAATAACTCAAACGACACTACGTAACGTTATCGGTTCTTTAGACCTTGATGAATCACTTATCTCTCGTGATCAAATTAACACGAAACTTCGCATCATCCTTGATGAAGCAACTGATAAATGGGGCGTGAAAATTAACCGCGTTGAGCTGCAAGAAGTAAATCCACCGCGCGACATTCAAATTGCCATGGAAAAACAAATGCGCGCAGAAAGGGATCGTCGAGCAATTATTTTAGAAGCTGAAGGCGCAAAACGTTCTGCTATTTTAAATGCTGAAGGTGAAAAAGAATCAGAAATTTTAACAGCTCAAGGTCAGGCAGAAGCAAAAATTATTGCAGCCGAAGCTGAAGCATGGTCTCGATTAAAATTTGCTGAAGCTGAAGCAAAATCACTTGAAGTCATGAAAGCAGCAATTCCTGGTATAGATCCTGTGCAATATTTAACTGCATTAAAATATATCCAAGCTTTGCCAGAAATGACAAAAGGCGCGAATAATAAATTGATTATAGTTCCTTACGAAGCTTCAGGACTTGCAAACTCTGTAGCATCAATTAAAAAAATATTTGAAGAAGTAAAATAA
- a CDS encoding GIY-YIG nuclease family protein, with product MYYVYLLRSINFPDKKYIGFTDNFSERLLTHNSGNSPHTKLHKPWKTELLIGFDDKMKAAAFEKYLKSGAGRAFAKKRFW from the coding sequence ATGTATTACGTTTATCTTCTTAGATCAATTAATTTTCCAGACAAAAAATATATCGGATTTACTGATAATTTTTCAGAACGATTACTAACTCATAATTCAGGCAACTCTCCTCATACCAAATTACATAAACCCTGGAAAACAGAATTGTTAATTGGTTTTGACGATAAAATGAAAGCTGCTGCTTTTGAAAAATATTTAAAATCTGGCGCAGGTCGAGCATTTGCAAAAAAAAGATTTTGGTAA
- a CDS encoding ankyrin repeat domain-containing protein has translation MNKLYIFTSALLLLNGSTAHSIDIFHEISQGNLSRNTQSWLKSPESKTMVNDYGQTILHQAVLTGNMRVIKQIAISNVDINALDKDGKTALDYAVDYGYKSAIHYLLKKNASVTTQENAFFIKKLLQPISIINKVIKTIFIIGAVAFTFGITLLLLSIPLASLGGLLAFIQVGLPGLGIIAISAPFLSLTNYANIPMNKYYTMKITA, from the coding sequence GTGAACAAATTGTATATTTTCACATCTGCGCTATTGTTACTCAATGGATCAACGGCCCATTCAATCGATATTTTTCATGAAATTTCTCAAGGAAATCTATCTAGAAACACTCAAAGCTGGTTAAAGAGTCCTGAAAGTAAAACTATGGTAAATGACTATGGACAGACCATTTTACATCAAGCGGTGTTGACAGGAAACATGCGTGTCATAAAACAAATAGCAATCTCTAACGTTGATATTAACGCTCTGGATAAAGATGGAAAAACCGCTTTAGATTATGCTGTTGATTATGGCTATAAAAGTGCCATCCACTATTTGCTCAAAAAAAATGCTTCTGTTACCACACAGGAAAACGCTTTTTTCATTAAAAAACTGCTCCAGCCAATATCAATTATCAATAAAGTAATAAAAACAATATTTATTATAGGGGCAGTTGCCTTCACTTTTGGGATCACACTCCTACTTCTTAGCATCCCGCTAGCATCATTAGGAGGCTTATTGGCATTTATACAAGTCGGTCTTCCAGGGCTAGGTATCATAGCGATAAGCGCTCCTTTCCTATCATTGACTAATTATGCCAATATACCAATGAACAAATACTACACAATGAAAATTACTGCATAA
- a CDS encoding cytidine deaminase, with protein MTQKNQSSFTISDLVSLATTMQQSAIATYSNFKVGASLRSSDGTFIGGFNIESVSYGLTMCAERVAIFSALTAGHNTFTHLALVTDIGVFPCGACRQMIYEFCSDAIIIIATPQRVIATTTIKELMPHAFCDNDLEQSKKRLIS; from the coding sequence ATGACGCAAAAAAATCAATCTTCTTTTACAATTTCCGACCTTGTTTCACTCGCAACAACCATGCAACAGAGCGCTATTGCTACCTACAGTAATTTTAAAGTTGGCGCGTCACTTCGCAGCTCAGATGGAACTTTTATTGGTGGTTTTAATATCGAATCTGTTTCATACGGTCTGACTATGTGTGCTGAACGTGTTGCCATTTTTTCAGCGCTGACAGCAGGACACAACACATTTACCCATCTTGCACTTGTTACCGATATTGGCGTTTTTCCTTGCGGAGCGTGCCGACAAATGATATATGAATTTTGTAGCGACGCGATCATCATTATTGCAACACCGCAGAGAGTCATTGCAACAACAACAATTAAAGAACTTATGCCTCATGCATTTTGCGATAACGATCTTGAACAATCTAAAAAAAGGTTAATTTCATGA